The Hymenobacter sp. GOD-10R genome includes a window with the following:
- a CDS encoding DNA/RNA non-specific endonuclease, translating into MSKYSVWQAPFAESTQENFESSNTPDLSGKVALSTGTWILSDAVLGSSEADHKDGAQAVRLQQSGKLTMDFFLPTGAATVTVQHAVYGTDGSSSWELWAQSEACNCDKWTKVGATVLTSSATLQAAAFTVNIPGHVKFEIRKTSGGKARLNIDDFAVTEYGAAQPSIDNSNIALGNPSGAVTDVSQPNNYLLVKPQYVVGYNRDEGKPNWVSWHVDNSDRGGIDRQDDFRNDPSLPNGWYQVQSTSYNGGVTGFDRGHNCPSADRTSSIENNSATFFMTNMMPQSAKNNQGPWANLENYTRTFLPSNEVYIICGSYGKGGIGSAGVKYETLDNGHITVPSNCWKVIVILPVGDNDAARVNASTRVIAVDMPNIDAIDSNWATYRTSVDKIEEVTKYDILSNLPVDVQNAIESKVDNGATN; encoded by the coding sequence GTGAGTAAGTATTCCGTCTGGCAGGCGCCATTTGCGGAAAGCACACAGGAAAACTTTGAGAGTAGCAACACGCCGGATCTGAGTGGCAAGGTTGCACTTTCTACCGGCACTTGGATTCTGTCCGATGCGGTGCTAGGTAGCTCCGAGGCCGACCACAAAGACGGTGCGCAGGCAGTGCGTTTGCAGCAAAGTGGCAAGCTCACGATGGACTTTTTCCTGCCAACGGGTGCTGCCACGGTGACCGTGCAACATGCTGTTTACGGCACAGATGGCAGCAGCAGTTGGGAGTTGTGGGCGCAATCGGAGGCGTGTAATTGCGACAAGTGGACGAAAGTGGGCGCTACGGTGCTAACTTCTTCGGCTACATTGCAAGCAGCGGCCTTCACGGTTAATATCCCGGGCCACGTAAAGTTTGAAATCCGCAAGACTTCTGGTGGCAAAGCTCGACTGAACATTGATGATTTTGCCGTAACCGAGTACGGTGCTGCCCAGCCATCTATCGATAATAGCAATATCGCGTTGGGTAACCCCAGCGGTGCTGTTACAGATGTGAGCCAGCCTAATAACTACTTGCTGGTGAAGCCCCAGTACGTGGTTGGCTACAATCGTGATGAAGGCAAACCGAACTGGGTGAGCTGGCACGTAGATAATTCGGACCGTGGGGGCATTGACCGTCAGGATGATTTCCGGAACGACCCCTCTCTACCCAATGGTTGGTACCAAGTACAATCAACTAGCTACAACGGTGGCGTTACCGGCTTTGACCGCGGCCATAATTGCCCCTCTGCTGACCGGACGTCAAGCATAGAGAACAACTCAGCAACGTTCTTTATGACGAACATGATGCCGCAGTCGGCGAAGAACAACCAAGGACCGTGGGCTAACCTAGAGAACTATACCCGTACATTCTTGCCTAGCAATGAGGTATATATCATCTGCGGTAGCTATGGCAAAGGGGGTATTGGCTCAGCCGGTGTAAAGTATGAAACGCTCGATAACGGCCACATAACGGTACCATCAAATTGCTGGAAAGTCATTGTGATCCTGCCTGTTGGTGATAATGATGCCGCCCGCGTGAATGCCAGTACTCGGGTTATTGCGGTTGACATGCCCAACATCGACGCTATCGATAGCAACTGGGCTACCTACCGCACCTCCGTGGATAAGATTGAGGAAGTTACCAAATACGATATTCTGTCGAACCTGCCGGTTGACGTGCAGAATGCTATTGAGTCGAAGGTTGATAACGGCGCAACCAACTAG
- a CDS encoding ABC transporter substrate-binding protein, with product MRPLSRLCLPTGLLSLWLAASPVWAQQAPTKPATTPPKTTTPSAAPKTTTSAPSFNKSATTPGKATPAPAKASTTTTAPAKTGSATTPTTAAPAKSVPPRPAPTAKPQPPLPQHMGSDDPNMRYQNGKTLIDQERYDLAMQELQPITAPAAQFVRGPEAAYLYAVAASRAKKWAEAEQMLNLLRNEYSKWPGLSDALFLQAQVSFEQSEPDNALQVLSQIPAGKLEAERTAMEATYLPRIKDKVLFQTLVQKYPQDATLARTYAGKLANDGWYTESDKSQLNQLITQFNLDKARYTPRPTAVKKSSYNVAVLLPFEFADPSWETRRKNQFVTDLYAGLRLAQDSLQREGHPVQLFAYDTGADTLQLKQVLALPELASMDMIIGPVYKSGSKLVARYAQQRQIVCVNPLSQDGDLVLDNGWHYLFEPSYTTQAKQAAQFALTTFPSRTAIVLHDNSRDETTFAQAYKTAYEALGGKVQMLRRLDASSDEALEASITDVDFRSTGHLVIVSDARKIGPLVFKQMQAQSVRVPIITSATWLDNPRVSLGQLNNREVYFIHPKYLDRTAPGVRRFRQLYMLQQHLPPSVFAFTGFELLYYFGQQLHQYGPSFQQNLSASGPVSGAVFQGIGYPAGAHDNQYVPFTKLTRLELEVLNPVGLR from the coding sequence ATGAGGCCTCTCTCCCGTCTCTGCCTGCCCACCGGACTTCTCAGCTTATGGCTGGCGGCTTCGCCCGTTTGGGCGCAGCAAGCCCCGACCAAGCCAGCAACGACTCCGCCCAAGACAACTACGCCGTCTGCGGCTCCCAAAACCACTACCAGCGCACCTAGCTTCAACAAATCGGCTACGACTCCAGGCAAAGCGACACCCGCGCCAGCCAAAGCCAGCACGACGACAACAGCCCCTGCTAAAACCGGCTCAGCAACCACGCCTACTACCGCTGCGCCCGCTAAGTCTGTGCCGCCGCGCCCGGCTCCTACGGCTAAGCCACAGCCGCCGCTCCCGCAGCATATGGGTTCCGACGACCCAAACATGCGCTACCAGAACGGTAAAACTCTCATCGACCAGGAACGCTACGACCTAGCTATGCAGGAGCTGCAACCGATTACGGCCCCAGCGGCGCAGTTTGTGCGCGGTCCGGAAGCGGCCTATCTGTATGCCGTGGCCGCTAGTCGGGCGAAGAAGTGGGCCGAGGCCGAGCAAATGCTGAATCTGCTGCGCAACGAATACTCGAAGTGGCCCGGCTTGAGTGACGCGCTCTTCTTGCAGGCGCAGGTGTCGTTTGAGCAAAGTGAACCCGACAACGCCTTGCAGGTACTCAGCCAAATTCCGGCCGGAAAATTGGAGGCGGAGCGGACGGCGATGGAAGCCACATATCTGCCCCGCATCAAAGACAAAGTACTGTTTCAAACGCTGGTTCAGAAATACCCACAGGATGCCACGCTGGCCCGCACTTACGCTGGCAAGCTTGCCAACGATGGCTGGTACACCGAGTCCGACAAGTCGCAGCTCAATCAGCTCATTACCCAGTTCAACCTCGATAAGGCGCGCTATACGCCTCGGCCAACAGCGGTGAAGAAGAGCAGCTACAACGTGGCCGTACTCCTTCCCTTCGAGTTTGCCGACCCTAGCTGGGAAACCCGTCGCAAGAATCAGTTCGTCACCGACCTCTACGCGGGCTTGCGTCTGGCGCAAGATTCCTTGCAGCGGGAAGGCCATCCGGTGCAGCTTTTTGCCTACGATACCGGCGCCGATACGCTTCAGCTGAAGCAAGTGTTGGCCTTGCCAGAGCTAGCTTCCATGGATATGATTATTGGCCCGGTCTATAAATCAGGCAGCAAGCTGGTGGCCCGCTACGCACAGCAGCGGCAGATTGTCTGCGTTAACCCGCTTTCGCAGGATGGCGACCTGGTGCTGGATAACGGTTGGCACTACCTCTTCGAACCTAGCTACACAACCCAAGCCAAGCAAGCGGCGCAGTTTGCCCTCACGACGTTTCCGAGCCGCACCGCCATCGTGCTGCACGACAACAGCAGGGACGAAACGACCTTTGCTCAAGCCTATAAAACGGCCTATGAGGCCCTGGGCGGCAAGGTGCAGATGCTCCGCCGCCTCGATGCCAGTTCCGACGAGGCCTTGGAAGCTAGTATCACCGACGTCGACTTTAGATCGACAGGCCACTTGGTAATAGTCTCGGATGCGCGCAAGATCGGGCCGCTCGTGTTCAAGCAGATGCAAGCGCAGAGCGTGCGGGTGCCCATCATCACTTCGGCCACCTGGCTCGATAATCCGCGCGTGAGCCTAGGACAGCTCAACAACCGGGAAGTGTACTTCATTCACCCCAAATACCTTGACCGTACTGCCCCCGGCGTACGCCGCTTTCGTCAGCTCTACATGCTGCAGCAGCACTTACCGCCCTCTGTGTTTGCCTTCACGGGCTTCGAACTGCTTTATTACTTTGGGCAGCAGCTGCACCAGTATGGGCCTAGCTTTCAGCAGAACCTGTCAGCTTCCGGGCCGGTTTCGGGAGCAGTGTTTCAGGGCATTGGCTACCCAGCTGGCGCCCACGACAACCAGTACGTTCCGTTCACGAAGTTAACGCGCTTAGAGCTGGAAGTACTGAACCCAGTGGGCCTGCGCTAG
- a CDS encoding cellulose binding domain-containing protein, with translation MTRFYKTAWKLGQLPAFIACFFFFSTQLSWGQTVPYPLAGGTYKEDFEQIGTVSGSSSAGWTTTGWAFNFASGVGANRFSVATATAPATLPNSTTVFATSTSGGVQKGTATSGGVGTIALLATGSTDGTSAAAFDLNLDFTASTAGSISLNWAEVSNSTGNRAATFKLQTNTGDNGAFIDLDGSTVVITNNVAANGSLTTIPLPAAFAGKKDAKIRFYLVNTGGGTTGSRPKISLDNITVATSPTGTPTPTTSITTTASAFNSPYCVTADAGSASFNVAYTTTGTLTGTFKAQLSNATGSFASGTTIIGEGASSPIAATIPANTASGTSYRVRVINEAAAINGTDNGTNLTINLGSTTNPVTVTPAEGQTITLTGSGATLTAKAATGSVFTWQYGISAGGPFTTLASASGATYQPKGSDFGAAGTYYVVANASATTACGTASGKSTPIAIIVTAPKPEILTSLTSMPAFGSTVAGAASTSKSFTVSGTGLTSALIVSPPAGFEIRTGEQPFSCCVIQLQPSNGTVNTTTIDVRFAPVAAQPYQATIPVTSPGLPDQAVAVSGTSTTPVYPATVNTTDLFDITSTGAKTGGTIEPDGGSPVTARGVVWAKTPNPVLNTLKTADGAGAGTFTSAITGLVPGTTYYARAYATNGAGTAYGQEFSFTTVEVPLATEPTQSATPVASQVTSTSIQLILNGGDGAKHLVLARLNGAVNALPVDATTYADSTVFGKGAVLGTDNYVVYAGTRDTVVVTNLRPNTSYSFAVFDYSDNNTLYAENYLATSPGTLVETTVALPAAMLLEENFDYTAGTLLTANNWTSHSGTSNFIPVTSSGLEYASYGASKIGNAASLTTTGQDVNRQFPAVYARTPVYASFLVNVSAAKVNVDGEGDYFFHLGPTTLNGNFKARVFARKNPVTGKLQFGISGNGTSGATPNYTTNDYEYNTTYLVVVNYSFDENGNVSKLFINPALDAEPVNADAAYTETSGSPSDIGTVALRQGTTAIAPTLVIDGIRVGNSYRVVRTGLVCLPPQPAFTANTACVGQPTAFTNTSKVVEANATYAWDVDNDGTVDYTTKNISHTYAEAGTYTAKLTITQGQCSDSYTQQVTVRALPTVALSGTSTICAGSSTNLTLHLTGTAPWTVKYSADGGATATALTINAADVSSTGDYQLAVSPTVTSTYTLLSVVDSNCDGLAPTGSATVTVNTKPVLTLPTISATNATAGLRGASVAFVATATGSTPAPSLAYSIVKNGVTTAIASPYVFPLGATTVTATATNDCGSTSGTFVVTVQTPTVVTVLHQNADGQVANNAIKPNLQLVNNSSAAIAYKDLTVRYWLTVEDYASMVAAIDYAQLGTSGVKARYVALDQPAQGAFGYVEYSFTAAGALPAGGNSGAIQSRIYKQTQTNFNEADDYSYAANTTYLKNERITVYRNGELIAGVEPALLTMPATPKLVVLSANKEKKTTANTISTYLQVRNDGTAPVAYKDLTVRYWLSPEGTQQLNSYIDYAQLGTNNVTVSFGKAGTETYAELHFAGTLGTFTPLSSTGNVQYRVAKSDWSNFNQANDFSYLAFSDVLAENPHITAYVNGTLVYGQEPTGARSTAAVLGTQSAEGAKAVVSSYPNPFTGSTTIAFTAAQSKNYQLEIYDISGRLVKKLQSGKAQAGQLVEVEWQAGDTPTGLYLARLTTGTTVQQVKLVLQ, from the coding sequence ATGACCCGTTTTTATAAAACTGCTTGGAAGCTAGGTCAGTTGCCTGCTTTTATTGCTTGCTTCTTCTTTTTCAGTACCCAGTTGAGCTGGGGGCAAACCGTTCCATATCCGCTGGCGGGTGGAACCTACAAAGAGGATTTTGAACAAATCGGCACTGTCTCTGGCTCTAGTTCCGCTGGATGGACTACCACTGGGTGGGCGTTCAACTTCGCTTCTGGTGTTGGCGCGAATCGTTTCAGTGTCGCTACTGCTACTGCGCCAGCCACCTTGCCGAACTCGACTACTGTATTCGCGACTAGCACTTCAGGTGGTGTGCAAAAAGGCACGGCTACTAGCGGCGGCGTAGGTACTATTGCCCTCCTTGCTACTGGTTCAACTGATGGGACAAGTGCCGCCGCTTTCGATCTGAACTTAGACTTTACTGCAAGCACCGCCGGTAGCATTTCGCTGAATTGGGCAGAGGTGAGTAACTCCACTGGCAACCGGGCGGCTACGTTCAAGTTGCAAACGAATACTGGTGACAATGGTGCCTTCATTGACCTAGATGGCTCAACGGTAGTGATAACCAATAATGTGGCAGCTAATGGCAGCTTAACTACCATTCCTTTGCCGGCAGCTTTTGCCGGCAAGAAGGACGCTAAAATTCGCTTTTATCTGGTGAATACGGGCGGTGGTACTACAGGCAGCCGCCCGAAAATTAGCCTCGACAACATTACGGTTGCTACCAGTCCTACGGGCACTCCAACGCCAACTACCTCGATTACTACTACGGCTTCAGCGTTCAACAGCCCGTACTGTGTCACAGCCGACGCGGGCAGTGCCTCGTTCAACGTTGCTTACACGACTACTGGCACCCTCACGGGCACGTTTAAAGCGCAGCTTTCCAATGCTACCGGTAGTTTCGCCTCCGGCACTACGATTATCGGCGAAGGAGCTAGCTCGCCTATTGCAGCTACTATTCCGGCCAATACCGCCAGCGGTACCAGCTACCGCGTTCGAGTGATAAACGAAGCAGCAGCCATCAACGGTACGGATAATGGCACTAACCTGACCATCAACCTAGGTTCGACTACCAACCCGGTAACGGTAACCCCTGCTGAGGGGCAGACCATTACCCTGACTGGCTCTGGCGCTACACTGACCGCCAAAGCTGCTACGGGCTCTGTTTTTACGTGGCAATATGGTATCAGCGCCGGCGGACCTTTTACAACTCTGGCCAGTGCTAGCGGTGCTACCTACCAGCCCAAAGGCTCGGACTTTGGTGCGGCAGGCACTTATTATGTAGTGGCAAATGCTAGTGCTACCACAGCGTGTGGCACGGCAAGTGGTAAGAGTACACCGATTGCTATAATAGTAACAGCGCCTAAGCCGGAGATTCTTACGTCGCTGACGTCGATGCCAGCTTTCGGTAGCACTGTAGCAGGTGCAGCCTCCACTTCTAAAAGCTTCACGGTAAGTGGCACAGGCCTGACCTCGGCGCTTATTGTTTCGCCTCCGGCAGGGTTTGAGATTCGCACGGGTGAGCAGCCTTTTTCTTGCTGCGTTATTCAGCTGCAACCTAGCAATGGCACGGTAAACACGACCACAATCGACGTGCGTTTCGCTCCGGTAGCAGCACAGCCCTACCAAGCAACCATTCCCGTGACCAGCCCTGGTCTGCCAGACCAAGCCGTCGCCGTGAGTGGCACCAGCACTACGCCGGTGTACCCCGCTACCGTGAACACTACAGATCTATTCGACATTACTTCGACAGGCGCCAAAACAGGCGGCACGATTGAGCCGGATGGCGGTAGCCCTGTTACTGCCCGTGGCGTCGTGTGGGCCAAAACGCCTAACCCAGTGCTCAATACCTTGAAAACTGCTGACGGTGCCGGCGCTGGCACGTTCACCAGTGCCATCACTGGCCTGGTTCCTGGTACGACCTATTATGCGCGCGCTTACGCCACTAATGGTGCTGGCACGGCTTACGGTCAAGAATTCTCCTTTACGACGGTGGAAGTGCCATTGGCAACTGAACCTACGCAATCAGCCACTCCGGTAGCTAGCCAAGTGACGAGCACCTCAATCCAATTGATTCTGAATGGCGGCGATGGCGCGAAGCACCTCGTGCTAGCTCGCCTCAACGGGGCCGTGAATGCCCTGCCGGTGGATGCAACCACCTACGCCGATAGCACCGTTTTCGGGAAAGGTGCCGTGCTAGGCACTGACAACTACGTGGTGTATGCAGGTACCCGCGACACGGTGGTAGTTACCAACCTACGTCCAAATACTTCCTATTCGTTTGCTGTTTTCGATTATAGCGACAACAACACACTCTACGCCGAAAACTACCTAGCTACTTCGCCCGGTACGCTGGTAGAAACTACCGTAGCGCTGCCTGCGGCCATGTTGTTGGAAGAGAACTTTGACTACACAGCGGGTACGTTGCTGACGGCTAACAACTGGACTTCGCACAGCGGAACCAGCAATTTTATTCCGGTAACGTCGAGTGGGTTGGAGTATGCTAGCTACGGAGCCAGTAAGATCGGCAATGCTGCTTCTTTGACTACAACTGGCCAAGATGTAAACCGTCAGTTTCCCGCCGTGTATGCCCGGACACCAGTCTATGCGTCATTCCTGGTAAACGTGTCGGCTGCAAAGGTGAATGTGGATGGCGAAGGTGACTACTTCTTTCACCTAGGTCCTACTACGTTGAATGGGAATTTCAAGGCGCGCGTATTTGCCCGCAAAAACCCTGTAACAGGCAAATTGCAGTTTGGTATTAGTGGCAACGGGACTTCTGGTGCCACACCGAACTACACCACGAATGACTATGAGTATAACACAACGTACTTAGTAGTCGTGAACTATTCCTTCGACGAGAACGGCAACGTAAGCAAGCTGTTTATCAACCCCGCGCTGGACGCTGAGCCCGTGAATGCTGATGCTGCTTATACGGAAACCTCTGGTTCACCCTCTGATATCGGTACAGTAGCGCTCCGCCAAGGCACTACCGCTATTGCCCCAACACTAGTAATTGATGGCATCCGGGTTGGTAATTCGTATCGGGTAGTTCGCACCGGCCTCGTCTGCTTGCCGCCGCAGCCGGCTTTTACCGCCAATACTGCTTGCGTAGGTCAGCCTACAGCTTTCACTAATACCTCGAAGGTAGTAGAAGCCAATGCGACCTACGCCTGGGACGTGGACAACGATGGCACAGTTGATTACACTACCAAGAACATTTCGCATACGTACGCAGAAGCGGGCACTTACACAGCCAAGCTGACGATTACGCAAGGCCAGTGCTCTGATAGCTATACGCAACAAGTAACCGTACGTGCTCTGCCCACGGTTGCCTTGAGCGGTACGTCTACCATCTGTGCGGGCTCCAGCACAAACCTAACGCTGCACCTAACGGGTACTGCGCCTTGGACAGTGAAGTACTCAGCCGACGGTGGTGCTACAGCAACTGCCCTAACCATCAACGCGGCCGACGTATCGAGCACAGGTGATTATCAGCTGGCGGTAAGTCCAACGGTTACTTCCACGTACACACTTCTTTCTGTCGTGGATAGCAACTGTGATGGCTTAGCCCCGACGGGCTCTGCTACGGTGACGGTGAACACGAAGCCAGTTCTCACCCTGCCCACAATTTCGGCTACCAACGCTACGGCGGGTCTGCGCGGTGCTTCGGTTGCTTTTGTGGCCACAGCTACTGGCAGCACGCCAGCACCTAGCCTCGCGTACTCCATTGTGAAGAATGGCGTCACAACAGCCATCGCTTCGCCTTACGTCTTCCCGCTGGGTGCCACCACGGTAACGGCTACGGCTACTAACGACTGCGGCAGCACCTCCGGCACTTTCGTCGTAACCGTGCAGACGCCTACGGTCGTGACGGTGCTGCACCAAAACGCCGATGGGCAGGTAGCCAACAACGCCATCAAGCCCAATCTGCAGTTGGTCAACAACAGTTCCGCCGCTATTGCTTATAAAGACCTGACGGTGCGTTACTGGCTTACGGTGGAAGACTATGCTTCAATGGTTGCCGCTATCGATTACGCCCAGCTAGGTACCAGCGGCGTGAAGGCGCGGTACGTGGCCTTGGATCAGCCTGCACAAGGTGCCTTCGGTTACGTGGAGTATTCCTTCACTGCGGCTGGTGCGCTGCCCGCAGGCGGAAACTCGGGAGCTATTCAGTCGCGCATCTATAAGCAGACGCAGACAAACTTCAACGAGGCTGACGATTACTCGTACGCGGCCAACACCACGTACCTGAAGAATGAGCGCATCACGGTGTACCGCAACGGGGAGCTGATTGCGGGTGTCGAGCCGGCACTGCTCACAATGCCGGCTACTCCGAAGCTGGTCGTTCTGTCTGCCAACAAGGAGAAGAAAACGACGGCCAATACTATCAGCACCTACCTGCAAGTGCGCAACGACGGCACCGCACCGGTTGCCTACAAAGACCTGACCGTACGCTACTGGCTCAGCCCAGAAGGCACCCAGCAGCTCAACTCGTACATCGACTACGCGCAGCTAGGTACCAACAACGTAACCGTTAGCTTCGGCAAAGCCGGCACCGAAACCTACGCTGAGCTGCACTTCGCCGGTACCCTAGGTACTTTCACGCCGCTCAGCAGCACGGGCAACGTGCAGTACCGCGTTGCCAAGTCGGACTGGTCGAACTTCAACCAAGCCAACGACTTCTCGTACCTAGCCTTCTCTGATGTGCTGGCTGAAAATCCCCACATCACGGCTTATGTGAACGGAACGCTGGTCTACGGCCAGGAGCCAACTGGCGCCCGCTCGACGGCTGCTGTACTCGGTACGCAATCGGCAGAGGGAGCCAAGGCCGTGGTGAGCAGCTACCCCAACCCCTTCACCGGCAGCACGACCATCGCCTTTACCGCAGCGCAGTCAAAAAATTATCAGTTGGAAATCTACGACATCAGCGGCCGCTTGGTGAAGAAGCTGCAAAGTGGTAAAGCTCAGGCTGGACAGCTGGTAGAAGTAGAATGGCAAGCTGGCGATACTCCCACCGGCCTCTACCTAGCTCGCCTGACCACCGGCACCACAGTACAGCAAGTGAAGCTGGTGCTTCAGTAA
- a CDS encoding DUF4288 domain-containing protein produces the protein MKPTINLDEWSLSEESLESLNHLVQVSIHIRYPGYEPFVDLVPQERRRAINAHYRQAYWRLIPLLSAFNFQRLGNHRRPIGIRLQTQLNQLAKLLPVLAQNADVSSVSIDAVEGLEPKEPAEEASFWSIQARFAIQIENVTGGLQKYEDRIILVKAFTEAEAQQKLLNGFESYAKPYLNSSGLLVRWKFEAFTDGYQLDASSPEDFLHEQGVEVFSTLGNRRIRPGQEWKTTD, from the coding sequence GTGAAGCCAACTATCAATTTAGACGAATGGAGTTTATCAGAAGAGAGTTTAGAAAGTCTCAATCATCTTGTGCAAGTCAGCATTCACATCCGGTATCCGGGCTATGAGCCTTTTGTAGACCTAGTACCTCAAGAAAGGCGACGAGCAATTAATGCTCACTATCGACAAGCATATTGGCGTTTAATACCTTTACTATCTGCTTTCAATTTTCAACGGCTAGGTAATCACCGCCGCCCTATTGGCATCCGGCTGCAAACTCAACTAAATCAACTTGCTAAGCTATTACCTGTGCTGGCACAGAATGCCGATGTGAGCAGTGTGTCAATTGATGCAGTTGAAGGTTTAGAACCTAAAGAGCCCGCAGAAGAAGCATCGTTTTGGAGCATCCAAGCGCGTTTTGCCATTCAAATTGAGAACGTAACAGGAGGCCTGCAGAAGTACGAAGACCGAATAATATTAGTGAAAGCCTTTACCGAGGCAGAAGCGCAGCAGAAACTGCTAAACGGGTTTGAATCGTACGCCAAACCCTACTTAAACTCCAGTGGTTTGCTAGTACGCTGGAAGTTTGAGGCCTTTACGGACGGCTACCAGCTAGACGCTTCCTCGCCAGAAGATTTTCTACACGAGCAAGGCGTAGAAGTATTTTCTACCTTAGGTAACAGAAGAATACGCCCTGGTCAGGAATGGAAGACCACCGACTAG
- the hemL gene encoding glutamate-1-semialdehyde 2,1-aminomutase, protein MESINSVTAPALNLTTSDALFTRAKELIPGGVNSPVRAFRAVGGHPVFMQSAKGAWLTDVDGNRYLDFINSWGPMILGHAPEVVLNAVQGAIQGSLSFGAPTRREVDMAELIQEMVPSIEKVRLVNSGTEATMSAIRVARGYTGRDKIIKFEGCYHGHGDSFLISAGSGALTLGTPDSPGVTQGVAQDTITVPYNDLEATRQAVLANSGQVAALILEPVVGNMGLVAPAEGYLQGLRDLCTEHGIVLIFDEVMTGFRLARGGAQELFGITPDMTTLGKIIGGGMPVGAYGGRRDIMDCVAPAGKVYQAGTLSGNPIATAAGMAQLRYLQENPGLYDELNRTTTRIADGTRQIAADLGLNYTVNQVGSMFSVFFTSSPVNNLEDAKKSDLDAFGRYFRGMLHRGIYLAPAQYEALFVSTAITNDLVDMYLTACREAMREAHGM, encoded by the coding sequence ATGGAATCTATCAATTCTGTTACCGCCCCCGCACTCAATCTGACCACCAGCGACGCTCTTTTTACCCGCGCCAAGGAGTTGATTCCGGGTGGGGTGAACTCCCCTGTGCGAGCGTTCCGCGCTGTGGGCGGGCATCCGGTGTTCATGCAATCTGCTAAAGGTGCCTGGCTAACCGACGTCGATGGCAACCGCTACCTCGATTTTATCAACTCCTGGGGACCCATGATTTTGGGCCACGCGCCGGAAGTAGTGCTCAACGCGGTACAGGGTGCCATTCAAGGCTCGCTGTCCTTCGGAGCTCCCACGCGCCGGGAGGTCGACATGGCTGAGCTGATCCAGGAAATGGTACCTAGCATTGAGAAAGTTCGGTTGGTGAACTCGGGTACGGAAGCAACGATGTCGGCGATTCGGGTGGCGCGGGGCTATACGGGGCGCGACAAGATTATCAAGTTTGAGGGCTGCTACCACGGCCACGGCGACTCCTTCCTTATCTCGGCGGGCTCAGGCGCGCTCACCCTAGGTACTCCCGACTCGCCCGGCGTGACGCAAGGCGTGGCACAGGATACCATCACGGTACCTTATAATGACCTAGAAGCTACGCGTCAGGCTGTTCTGGCTAATTCTGGTCAGGTGGCAGCGCTGATTCTGGAGCCAGTAGTTGGCAACATGGGTTTGGTGGCACCAGCCGAAGGCTACCTGCAAGGCTTGCGCGACTTGTGCACCGAGCACGGCATCGTCCTGATTTTCGACGAAGTAATGACCGGCTTCCGCCTAGCCCGCGGTGGCGCCCAGGAGCTATTCGGCATCACGCCCGACATGACGACCCTAGGCAAGATCATCGGCGGCGGCATGCCGGTTGGTGCCTACGGTGGCCGCCGCGATATTATGGATTGTGTGGCTCCGGCTGGTAAAGTGTACCAGGCGGGCACACTCTCGGGCAACCCGATTGCCACGGCCGCCGGCATGGCTCAGCTGCGCTACTTGCAGGAGAACCCTGGTCTCTACGATGAGCTGAACCGCACCACCACGCGCATTGCCGACGGCACCCGCCAGATTGCCGCTGACCTAGGTCTAAATTACACCGTGAACCAGGTTGGCTCGATGTTCAGCGTATTCTTCACTTCCAGCCCGGTCAACAACCTGGAAGATGCCAAGAAATCCGATTTGGACGCTTTCGGTCGCTACTTCCGTGGCATGCTGCACCGCGGCATCTACCTAGCCCCGGCGCAATATGAGGCCTTGTTCGTCTCCACTGCCATCACCAATGACTTGGTGGACATGTACTTAACGGCCTGCCGCGAAGCTATGCGCGAAGCGCATGGGATGTAA